One window from the genome of Amycolatopsis sp. NBC_01480 encodes:
- a CDS encoding sigma-70 family RNA polymerase sigma factor — MDEWDLAAQQFETHRAHLRAVAYRMLGSLAEADDAVQEAWLRFSRAGTEDVANLGGWLTTVVSRVCLDVLRSRASRREEPAGDELPDQAGGTDPEDEAVLADSVGLALLVVLDTLTPAERLAFVLHDIFALPFEEIAPIVDRAPAAARQLASRARRRVRGGTTASDAGLDRRRRVVKAFLAAAREGDFTALVAVLDPDVVLRVDGDDSTIVHGAEQVANGARRFSDRAAFARAALVDGKPGLVVAPRGRLLASMAFTIDGDRITGIEIVTEPGRLAGLVVAVL, encoded by the coding sequence GTGGACGAGTGGGACCTGGCGGCGCAGCAGTTCGAGACCCACCGCGCGCACCTCAGGGCGGTGGCCTACCGGATGCTGGGCTCGCTGGCCGAGGCGGACGACGCCGTGCAGGAGGCCTGGCTGCGGTTCAGCCGCGCCGGCACCGAGGACGTCGCGAACCTCGGCGGCTGGCTGACCACCGTGGTCAGCCGCGTGTGCCTCGACGTGCTGCGCTCGCGGGCGTCGCGGCGCGAGGAGCCGGCCGGGGACGAGCTGCCGGACCAGGCGGGCGGCACCGATCCCGAGGACGAGGCCGTTTTGGCCGATTCGGTCGGGCTCGCGCTGCTCGTCGTGCTCGACACCCTGACCCCGGCCGAGCGGCTGGCCTTTGTGCTGCACGACATCTTCGCGCTGCCGTTCGAGGAGATCGCGCCGATCGTGGACCGCGCCCCGGCCGCCGCGCGTCAGCTCGCGAGCCGCGCGCGCCGCCGGGTCCGCGGCGGCACCACCGCTTCCGACGCCGGCCTCGACCGACGGCGCCGGGTCGTCAAGGCCTTCCTCGCCGCCGCGCGCGAAGGTGACTTCACCGCACTCGTCGCGGTGCTCGACCCCGACGTCGTGCTGCGCGTGGACGGCGACGACTCCACGATCGTCCACGGCGCCGAGCAGGTGGCGAACGGCGCGCGGCGGTTCTCCGACCGCGCCGCCTTCGCGCGCGCGGCCCTGGTCGACGGCAAGCCCGGCCTCGTCGTCGCCCCGCGGGGCCGGCTGCTGGCGTCGATGGCGTTCACCATCGACGGCGACCGGATCACCGGCATCGAGATCGTCACCGAGCCCGGGCGGCTGGCCGGACTGGTGGTGGCCGTCCTCTGA